The genomic interval CTCCTCGGCGAATTTCCGGGTGATCTGCGACCGGTCCTCGGCGCTGATCTCGGACGGCAGGGCCAACTCCCATTCGCGGGCGGTGACGGAGTTGCGGCGGGTCTCGCTAGCCTCGACCTCGTTCCAGAGGCGAGACCGATCCGAGGCCCAGTCCGGGGCGTCCTTGGGGGTCAGGATGAAGGTCTCCTCGATGCCCTGCTTGCGGGTGTAATCGTGGACGCGGCCTTCCCGCTGGCACTCGATGCGTTCCCCGACACGGTAGGCGGCGGCTGCCGTGGCAGAGCGTCCGGCGCTGCGTTTGATCGTCTTCACGGAGAGGTGGTAGCTGGCCATGCGCCCTCCCCTCGCCTGTGATGCAAACGCACCCATGCGCCGGAGCTGATCCGTGCCGGTGCCCTGACATTGGCAATCGTATCAGCGGTCTTTTCTCCGCAAGAGTGCGCCCGGAACCGGCGCGGTCTGAGGGGGAAAGACAGCCCGCTTGAGGCGAGCCAACAGCTCTCCGACGCGTGGGCTTGCCAGTGATCTGCCCCCAAATCCCCAGCCTCATGGGGGGCGGGATATGGGGGCAGATCACTGGCGGTTTGCCCCCGGCAAACCCGGTTCGTGTCGGCACCGTCAAGTCCGACGACACGAACCTCCCGCAAGGGAGACGCCAGCGGCAGACCGGCCCCCACCATGGGGCATCGGGCGAGACGCTGGCGCGACCTTGCGGGACGCGATCCAACCGCTGAGGTTGGGCTGGGATGGTTTGGAAGGGGCCGCGCGCCCTTCCATGTCGCGGCGGCACGCAGCGAAGGGGATGGCCATCGGCCGGGGCTTTGCCCCAGAGAGATCGCACGCAAATCTCGGAACCGCAGGTGGAGAGTTTGCATAAGTGCGCCCTTGTCCTTTACAGGCCTACAGGTAAGCGCTATCGCTCGATCTGACAAGACCAACCTGTCCACCTGCTCTTTTCAAAGATGGAGACGCGCATTGGCAGAAACTGAACTCGAACGGGCCGAGAAACGATATGCCCAGGCCAAGGCCCGTCTTCAGGCACTGAAGAACCGGGAAAGCACCAGACAGCGCAAGCTGGATACCCGGCGCAAGGTGATCCTGGGCGGGGCGCTTCTCGATCTGGCGGAGAGGGATTCTGGGGCTGCTGCAATGCTCGACCGGCTGATCCGCAACCTGCCCCGCGAACAGGACCGTAAGGCCTTCGCGGACTGGGTGGCTCCTACCGGGTCGCCCGCCCTTCCCCAGTCCAGCTCTGGTCCGGAAACGCCGTCCTGATGCGGGGCGTGATGTTCGCCTTCGGAGGGCTGTTCCGGTTCTTCGGTCGATTGATCTTCATGCCCATCCTGTTGGGCTGGATGATCGGCGCTGTCCTGTTCGGCGCGATGATCGGGGCGCTCGTGGCCACGCCCTTCGTCTTCGTCTTCTTTGACCAACCGCCCGGCGAAAGCGCATGGCAGTGGCTGGTCTTCGGTCCCCTGATGTTTGTGGGCGCTGTCTTCGGGTTCCAGTATTGGCGCATGGCCTCCGGCGCG from Sulfitobacter pontiacus carries:
- a CDS encoding mobilization protein; this translates as MAETELERAEKRYAQAKARLQALKNRESTRQRKLDTRRKVILGGALLDLAERDSGAAAMLDRLIRNLPREQDRKAFADWVAPTGSPALPQSSSGPETPS